The region AAACCTCTTATAGCTTAATGCTCATGCCATCGCTGAGCGAATAGAAATAGGCCCGGGTTGCAGGCAAGATGCCCATCAAAGTGCCGGCCGCCATGATAACGCCGATCAACATGAGTTCATAGTGACTGAGCAGTGAAATACTCAGGCTGATCCCAAACTGACTTTGCAGTGTGCCCTGCGCCAGGGCGATCAGCGCGTAAAACAGGGCAATGCCCATTGCGCAACCGGCGGCTGTGATCAAGATGGCCTCGCTGCTCATGAGTGTAAAAATATGCCGTGGCCGCGCGCCCACAGAGCGCAAAATGGCCAGCTCACGGCGACGCTGGTTGAGGGTCGCCAGTAACGTAGTGAGCATACCCAGCAGGCTGATCAACACCACCACGCCTGAGAACAGTAACAGGATCTTCTCTACCAGGCCTAACATACGCCACAGCTCACGTAGTGTGACACCGGGCATAATGGCCAGCAGTGGCTCCGCTTTGTAATTATTGATGTTTCGACGGATCTGCAAGGTATAGAGCGGTGAATCCAGCCCCATCAGAAATGCAGTGATCTGTTTTGGCTCGCCGATCAGGTCGCCATGTAAATGCTCGGGGGCCGGCACGGCGACATTGACGGTATCGGGCTGCTCATGACCGTGGTCGTGGCTATCATTATGCTCATGCCCATCTGCATGCTTGTGATCATGCTTGTCGGTATGGTCATGAGCGTGTGCTGTCGGTTGTTTTGGCTTACCTATTATGCGGGAAGCCGGTTTAGGTTGACTGTGCATGGCTTCGATGGCTGCCAGTGGCACGTGTACGGTTTTGTCGACGGGTGTGCCGGTAGGCGCCAGGATCCCCACTATGGTCATCGGATTATCATCGTGATGGTGGAAACTGGTATTGCCCATGCCGTGTGAGATCACAATTTGCTGGCCAAGCTGATAATGCATTTTGCTGGCAACCTCACTACCCAGTACCACCTCTTGAGCGTTAACAAAAGCTCG is a window of Pseudoalteromonas sp. R3 DNA encoding:
- a CDS encoding ABC transporter permease codes for the protein MRLITLATKSMLNRKASVLLTLLTIAISVMLLLTIERVRQEAKSSFSNTVSGTDLIVGARSGDIQLLLSSVFRIGHANNSVSWESYQDIRAQRGVRWTIPMSLGDSHKGHAVLGTDSAYFEHFRYGKKQTLAFQSGRAFVNAQEVVLGSEVASKMHYQLGQQIVISHGMGNTSFHHHDDNPMTIVGILAPTGTPVDKTVHVPLAAIEAMHSQPKPASRIIGKPKQPTAHAHDHTDKHDHKHADGHEHNDSHDHGHEQPDTVNVAVPAPEHLHGDLIGEPKQITAFLMGLDSPLYTLQIRRNINNYKAEPLLAIMPGVTLRELWRMLGLVEKILLLFSGVVVLISLLGMLTTLLATLNQRRRELAILRSVGARPRHIFTLMSSEAILITAAGCAMGIALFYALIALAQGTLQSQFGISLSISLLSHYELMLIGVIMAAGTLMGILPATRAYFYSLSDGMSIKL